In Nitrosophilus alvini, the following are encoded in one genomic region:
- the ppsA gene encoding phosphoenolpyruvate synthase, giving the protein MKYIKWFKEISAKDVSSVGGKNANLGEMYRHLAPLGVKIPNGFAVNADAYRYVLSYNNAWEKLHKILDPLNPEDVEDLQKRGKAAREVVYNCKIPDDLKKEILEGYESLKKEYGKDLSLAVRSSATSEDSPEASFAGQNETYLNIKGEEALLDAYKRCLASNFTDRSLHYKYDNGFDYFKVYLCVVVMKMVRSDIGSSGVMFSIDTETGFKEAVFINAAYGLGENVVQGTIDPDSFYVHKPTFKKGFRAVLKRRLGSKELKMVFSEEISVANLAQEYTKNVPVSEDDRKRFCISDDDVMVLADYAIKVEDHYSKLAGYFKPMDMEWAKDGIDNQIYMVQARPETVESRKRGAILEIYHLLEKSRVLVEGQAVGMKIGAGKVQVINSVEELPSFRPGNVLVAETTTPDWEPVMKTSAAIVTARGGRTCHAAIVSRELGIPAIVGADKATEILKDGEEVTVSCAEGEIGKVYEGILRYEVKKIDLSSLPRPKTKIMMNLGNPDMAFSLSHLPVDGIGLARMEFIINEYIKAHPMAIKHPEKTDDYTRKKLDELSYAYKNYEDFFIKTLSEGVGTIAAAFYPKPVVVRMSDFKSNEYASLLGGKFFEPKEDNPMIGFRGAARYSHPLYEEGFGLECAAMKRVREVMGLENVILMIPFCRRVDEGKKVIKTMEKYGLKKGEKGLKIYVMCEIPNNVVLVDRFAEIFDGFSIGSNDLTQLTLGVDRDSRIVAFDYDEKDEGVLEMIKAAVEGAKRNGRHSGICGQAPSDYPEIAEFLVKIGIDSISLNPDSVLRVLQFIVELEKKL; this is encoded by the coding sequence ATGAAATATATAAAATGGTTCAAAGAGATAAGCGCGAAAGATGTGTCAAGTGTTGGCGGAAAAAATGCAAATTTAGGTGAAATGTACAGACATTTAGCACCGCTCGGCGTTAAAATACCGAATGGTTTTGCCGTAAATGCCGATGCCTATAGATATGTACTGAGCTATAACAATGCTTGGGAAAAACTTCATAAGATACTAGATCCTCTCAATCCGGAGGACGTGGAAGATCTTCAAAAAAGGGGAAAAGCTGCAAGAGAAGTAGTCTACAACTGTAAAATACCTGATGATCTTAAAAAAGAGATTTTAGAAGGCTATGAAAGTTTGAAAAAAGAGTACGGAAAAGATCTTAGTCTGGCTGTCAGAAGTTCTGCCACTTCGGAAGATTCGCCGGAAGCCTCTTTTGCCGGACAAAATGAAACATATCTCAATATAAAAGGTGAAGAGGCGCTTTTAGATGCTTATAAAAGATGTCTTGCCTCAAACTTTACAGATCGAAGCCTTCACTACAAATACGACAACGGATTTGACTATTTTAAAGTCTACTTGTGTGTTGTCGTTATGAAAATGGTTAGAAGCGATATAGGCTCAAGCGGTGTAATGTTCAGTATAGATACAGAAACCGGGTTTAAAGAGGCGGTTTTTATAAATGCTGCATACGGACTTGGAGAAAATGTTGTACAAGGGACTATTGATCCTGATAGTTTTTATGTGCATAAACCGACCTTTAAAAAAGGGTTTCGTGCTGTTTTGAAAAGAAGACTCGGAAGCAAAGAGTTGAAAATGGTATTTTCCGAAGAGATTTCAGTTGCTAATCTTGCCCAGGAATATACAAAAAATGTACCGGTATCAGAAGATGACAGAAAAAGATTTTGTATTAGTGACGATGATGTTATGGTTTTGGCCGATTATGCGATAAAGGTGGAAGATCACTATTCTAAACTTGCAGGGTATTTCAAACCGATGGATATGGAATGGGCAAAAGACGGTATAGACAACCAGATATATATGGTACAGGCAAGACCCGAGACGGTAGAAAGCCGTAAAAGAGGAGCTATCCTTGAGATATATCATCTTCTTGAAAAGAGCAGGGTTCTTGTAGAGGGACAGGCAGTTGGTATGAAAATAGGGGCCGGAAAAGTGCAGGTAATAAATTCAGTAGAGGAGCTTCCATCTTTTAGACCGGGTAATGTACTTGTAGCTGAGACAACAACGCCAGATTGGGAACCGGTCATGAAAACATCTGCAGCTATCGTTACAGCAAGGGGCGGCAGAACATGCCATGCGGCCATTGTTTCCAGAGAACTTGGAATCCCTGCCATTGTAGGTGCCGACAAAGCAACCGAAATACTTAAGGATGGAGAAGAAGTAACTGTAAGCTGCGCTGAAGGTGAAATAGGAAAAGTATATGAAGGCATTTTGAGATATGAGGTAAAAAAGATAGATTTGAGTTCTCTACCCAGACCTAAAACGAAAATCATGATGAATCTGGGCAATCCTGATATGGCTTTTTCACTCTCACATCTGCCGGTCGACGGTATAGGTCTTGCAAGAATGGAGTTTATCATAAACGAATATATAAAAGCTCATCCAATGGCGATAAAACATCCGGAGAAAACAGACGATTATACACGAAAAAAGCTTGATGAACTATCATATGCATATAAAAATTATGAAGATTTTTTTATAAAGACACTTAGTGAAGGAGTCGGGACCATTGCTGCCGCTTTTTATCCAAAACCGGTGGTTGTAAGGATGAGTGACTTCAAATCCAATGAATACGCTTCACTTCTGGGAGGGAAATTTTTCGAACCTAAAGAAGATAATCCTATGATTGGATTTAGAGGGGCTGCAAGATATTCTCACCCTCTTTATGAAGAGGGTTTTGGACTCGAATGTGCCGCGATGAAAAGAGTTAGAGAGGTTATGGGGCTTGAAAATGTAATATTGATGATTCCTTTTTGCAGACGGGTTGACGAAGGGAAAAAAGTTATAAAAACAATGGAAAAATATGGTCTTAAAAAAGGTGAAAAAGGCCTAAAAATATATGTTATGTGTGAAATACCGAATAATGTGGTTCTTGTAGATAGATTTGCCGAAATTTTTGACGGTTTCAGTATAGGTTCAAATGATCTGACACAGCTGACTCTGGGTGTAGATAGAGACAGCAGGATAGTTGCCTTTGACTATGATGAAAAGGATGAGGGAGTGCTGGAGATGATAAAGGCTGCAGTTGAAGGTGCAAAAAGAAATGGACGTCATAGCGGAATATGTGGTCAGGCACCCTCTGACTATCCTGAAATTGCAGAGTTTCTTGTCAAAATAGGTATAGATTCGATCAGTCTGAATCCAGACAGTGTTTTAAGAGTATTACAGTTTATAGTTGAGCTTGAAAAAAAACTTTAA
- a CDS encoding dihydrolipoyl dehydrogenase family protein encodes MKDIIFIGGGLNYAGAIVAAKRGFNVALIEKNINHLGGVCLHNGCIPSKHFLHLSKINLELRNEAFRIKKDKIKLDIVQKQLDNLLSKATKSIILQCENAGVELIEGDGYVVDEGKIKFNSEILEAEHIVIGTGSSPFIPEGIEYNGESIVTSDEILKLKNFPESIAIYGSGAVGLEFAGFFAANGIDVTLFYIEENISNKMHPFINKNIENGLTKIGVKLMPSTRIYEAKDFERKARVTTDKGIYEFDKLLVATGRKPNTEVIKTDKIEVSNAIVTDDFFETTLKKHFAIGDCNAKQMIAHSARAQVLNVIDRITEKKSKKLSLINIPKFIYSLPLGYASVGLTKSYLETQGIVYKETVFSLSAFSHSYSHNAADGMVILYADEKESIKGAEILAPNAEELISVATTAVTAGLDKESFLDIVFAHPTFSEAFERAARRL; translated from the coding sequence ATGAAAGATATTATATTTATAGGTGGCGGGCTTAATTATGCAGGTGCGATAGTTGCGGCAAAAAGAGGCTTTAATGTTGCACTCATAGAAAAAAATATAAATCATTTGGGAGGGGTGTGTCTGCATAACGGATGTATTCCTTCAAAACACTTTCTTCATCTATCAAAAATAAATCTTGAACTAAGAAACGAAGCTTTTAGAATAAAAAAAGACAAAATTAAACTGGATATTGTCCAAAAGCAGCTTGACAACCTTTTGTCAAAGGCGACAAAGTCCATAATTTTGCAATGCGAAAATGCAGGAGTAGAGCTGATTGAAGGTGATGGGTACGTTGTTGACGAGGGAAAGATAAAATTTAACAGTGAAATACTTGAAGCTGAACATATCGTTATAGGTACAGGTTCGTCTCCTTTTATACCGGAGGGGATAGAGTATAACGGTGAGAGTATCGTAACAAGTGATGAAATACTGAAACTAAAAAACTTTCCGGAATCTATTGCAATATACGGTTCAGGCGCTGTAGGGCTTGAGTTTGCCGGTTTTTTTGCCGCAAACGGTATAGATGTAACTCTTTTTTATATTGAAGAAAATATTTCAAATAAAATGCATCCTTTTATAAATAAAAATATAGAGAATGGACTTACCAAAATAGGTGTGAAACTCATGCCTTCCACAAGGATTTACGAGGCAAAAGATTTTGAAAGAAAAGCCAGAGTTACTACCGACAAAGGGATATATGAATTTGACAAACTGCTTGTAGCTACAGGTAGAAAACCCAATACTGAAGTGATAAAAACAGACAAAATAGAGGTATCAAATGCTATTGTTACGGATGATTTTTTTGAAACTACACTAAAAAAACATTTTGCCATCGGAGATTGTAATGCCAAACAGATGATTGCACACTCTGCAAGGGCACAGGTTTTAAATGTGATAGACAGGATTACGGAAAAAAAATCAAAAAAGCTCAGTTTGATAAATATACCAAAATTCATCTACTCTTTGCCTCTAGGATATGCTTCTGTAGGTTTGACAAAAAGTTATCTGGAGACTCAGGGTATCGTATATAAAGAGACAGTTTTTTCATTAAGCGCATTTTCACACTCCTACAGCCATAATGCAGCAGACGGAATGGTTATACTATATGCAGACGAGAAAGAGTCAATCAAAGGTGCTGAAATACTTGCTCCCAATGCGGAAGAGCTTATATCAGTAGCTACAACTGCCGTTACAGCAGGATTGGACAAGGAGAGTTTTTTGGATATCGTTTTTGCACATCCTACATTTTCAGAAGCTTTTGAGAGAGCTGCGAGAAGACTGTAA
- the metK gene encoding methionine adenosyltransferase, with translation MYLFTSESVSAGHPDKCADIIADYIVDSLLELDPNARVATEVFVVGKHVIIGGEVKINSTLEKEFYIDIAKKALKKIGYPESGFKIGETLNPEECIYEVYISRQSPDISIGVDRNNKEIGAGDQGMMFGFATIERDDFMPSALMFAREIRDILYKNAKSNPDKFGVDLKTQVTLDYGTKENFDNCRPQRIDKIVVAQSHTGDILPDDVRKRVKELIFQKASFADKYLDENTQFLINGTGRFVTHGPIADSGLSGRKVVVDTYGGYAPIGGGSQSSKDYTKVDRSGLYAARWIAKHIVAAGLAKKALVEIAYVIGEPKPVSVTVNTLGSSSENISDEELSIKIAEKFSLTPKWITEKFGLDKPSADSFLYHEIAAKGQIGYEEYPWEKIDEIEWFRALV, from the coding sequence ATGTATCTTTTCACTTCCGAGTCCGTATCTGCCGGTCATCCTGATAAATGTGCCGATATTATAGCAGATTACATTGTCGATTCTTTGCTAGAGTTGGACCCGAATGCAAGGGTTGCAACTGAAGTTTTTGTAGTCGGAAAACATGTGATAATCGGAGGTGAGGTCAAAATCAACAGTACTCTTGAAAAAGAGTTTTATATAGATATAGCAAAAAAAGCTTTGAAAAAGATAGGATATCCTGAAAGCGGTTTTAAAATAGGTGAGACTTTAAATCCAGAGGAATGTATATATGAGGTGTATATAAGTCGTCAATCTCCCGACATAAGTATAGGTGTTGATAGAAACAACAAAGAGATTGGAGCGGGGGATCAGGGTATGATGTTTGGTTTTGCGACCATAGAGAGAGATGATTTTATGCCTTCTGCTTTGATGTTTGCAAGAGAGATAAGAGATATTCTTTATAAAAATGCAAAATCAAATCCTGATAAATTTGGTGTAGATTTGAAAACCCAGGTAACTCTTGATTATGGTACAAAAGAGAATTTTGATAATTGCAGACCGCAAAGAATAGACAAAATAGTAGTAGCACAGTCTCATACAGGTGATATTTTACCCGATGATGTCAGAAAAAGAGTAAAAGAACTAATTTTCCAGAAAGCCTCTTTTGCCGATAAATATCTTGATGAAAATACGCAGTTCCTTATAAACGGCACAGGCAGATTCGTTACACACGGTCCTATTGCAGACTCCGGACTTTCTGGCAGAAAAGTGGTTGTGGATACTTACGGAGGATATGCACCGATAGGCGGAGGGAGCCAAAGTTCAAAAGATTATACAAAAGTGGACAGAAGCGGACTGTACGCTGCAAGATGGATAGCCAAACATATAGTAGCTGCTGGACTTGCAAAGAAAGCTCTTGTAGAGATAGCATATGTGATAGGTGAACCAAAACCTGTGTCTGTTACGGTAAATACACTTGGATCGTCTTCTGAAAACATAAGTGATGAGGAGCTGAGCATAAAAATTGCCGAAAAATTTTCTTTGACACCCAAATGGATAACTGAAAAATTCGGTCTGGACAAACCATCTGCTGATAGTTTTTTGTATCATGAAATTGCCGCAAAAGGACAGATAGGATATGAAGAGTATCCTTGGGAGAAAATTGACGAGATAGAGTGGTTCAGAGCTCTTGTTTGA
- a CDS encoding 2-oxoglutarate synthase subunit alpha, producing the protein MAREVISSGNELAAMAAIDAGCRFFGGYPITPSSEVAHELSVLLPKVGGKFIQMEDEIGGIAVALGASMSGVKSMTNTSGPGMSLKAEQIGLGFMTETPMVITNVMRGGPSTGLPTRVQQGDILQARNPTHGDYKSIAFCPGSLEECYTETVRAFNVAEELMTTVIVLLDETLGHMHGKAVLPDKEEIEKSIVNRARFDGDPKDYKPFDVPEDKPAVLNPFFQGYKYHLTGLHHGPTGFPTEDAEVCQRLIERLHRKIEVRRKDLLESNEEYLLDDADYLIIAYGSVSRAAREAINRLRAEGKKIGMFRPITLWPSPEEKIKELGERFPAEKILMPELNMGQYILEVERLMGKRPESLNKANGRPISPAEIIEKLKSMGI; encoded by the coding sequence ATGGCAAGAGAAGTAATATCAAGCGGTAATGAATTGGCGGCAATGGCTGCTATCGATGCCGGATGTAGATTTTTTGGAGGATATCCAATTACACCATCAAGTGAAGTTGCACATGAATTAAGCGTACTTCTTCCGAAAGTTGGCGGCAAATTTATACAGATGGAAGATGAAATAGGAGGTATTGCTGTTGCTCTTGGTGCTTCAATGAGCGGCGTTAAGTCGATGACAAATACCTCTGGACCTGGTATGTCGTTGAAGGCTGAGCAGATTGGTCTTGGATTTATGACCGAAACACCGATGGTCATAACAAACGTTATGAGAGGCGGCCCTTCAACCGGTCTTCCAACAAGAGTTCAGCAAGGTGATATTCTTCAGGCAAGAAACCCGACCCATGGTGATTATAAATCTATAGCTTTTTGTCCGGGAAGTCTTGAAGAGTGTTATACTGAAACTGTTAGAGCATTTAATGTTGCTGAAGAGCTTATGACAACTGTTATCGTTCTTCTTGATGAAACTCTTGGACACATGCACGGAAAAGCTGTTTTGCCAGACAAAGAAGAGATTGAAAAGTCTATTGTAAACAGAGCCAGATTTGATGGAGATCCGAAAGATTATAAACCTTTCGATGTTCCTGAAGACAAACCTGCTGTACTAAATCCATTTTTCCAAGGTTATAAATACCATCTAACAGGTTTACACCACGGTCCTACCGGTTTTCCAACAGAAGATGCAGAAGTGTGTCAAAGACTTATAGAGAGATTACATAGAAAGATAGAAGTTAGAAGAAAAGACCTTTTAGAAAGCAACGAAGAATATCTTCTTGATGATGCAGATTATCTTATAATTGCATACGGCTCTGTTTCTAGAGCTGCCAGGGAGGCTATAAACAGATTGAGAGCGGAAGGTAAAAAAATAGGAATGTTCAGACCTATCACTCTATGGCCTAGTCCGGAAGAGAAGATAAAAGAACTTGGCGAAAGATTCCCTGCTGAAAAGATTCTTATGCCGGAACTTAATATGGGGCAATATATTCTTGAAGTAGAGAGATTGATGGGCAAAAGACCTGAAAGTCTTAACAAAGCCAACGGAAGACCTATTAGTCCTGCAGAAATTATAGAAAAACTCAAGTCTATGGGCATATAA
- a CDS encoding 4Fe-4S dicluster domain-containing protein, with amino-acid sequence MAANAPVWVIEDNCKACDLCVSVCPAGVLAMVPDPHRVLGSMVKVLYPESCIGCNDCELECPDFAIYVADKKEYKFAKLTEEAKQRAEAIKKNHFRALSA; translated from the coding sequence ATGGCGGCAAATGCACCCGTATGGGTAATTGAAGATAATTGTAAGGCATGTGATTTATGTGTTTCGGTTTGTCCTGCAGGCGTTTTGGCAATGGTTCCAGACCCTCACAGGGTTTTGGGTTCAATGGTAAAAGTTCTCTATCCTGAGAGCTGTATAGGTTGTAATGATTGCGAACTTGAGTGTCCTGATTTTGCAATTTATGTTGCTGACAAAAAAGAGTATAAATTTGCAAAATTGACAGAAGAGGCTAAACAAAGAGCGGAAGCAATCAAGAAAAATCATTTTAGAGCTTTAAGTGCTTAA
- a CDS encoding EI24 domain-containing protein — MKSIVIRSIKDVLSWEIVKFSLMIGIPLAILWIFLGYIFWPVMVSFAYKSISWIPFSIVKANGAFITLFFIWFQAVTVSFALIMAFFNVPIYRYVSKRRYEYLIISIIAGLAVFWAIVIVLNWHTLFVGIEKILTWFPFQTVDEAISWLLAIFLVYNFYILSFFLLVLVYIDPFLDAMREKHYPDLKSVPESSHIAVLGTAVRDAALFALFILIFLPFLFIPFLNIALQLFLWTWLYKESYFLSVCAKFCTKVEYKKIKSHKFSIWMIALFASLLNFLPVVNILAPFFAINMYFHWIVKQKERD, encoded by the coding sequence ATGAAAAGTATTGTAATAAGAAGCATCAAAGACGTTCTGAGTTGGGAAATTGTGAAATTCTCTTTGATGATCGGTATACCGCTTGCAATTTTATGGATATTTCTCGGTTATATTTTTTGGCCTGTGATGGTCTCTTTTGCATACAAAAGCATATCATGGATTCCCTTTTCGATTGTGAAGGCAAATGGAGCTTTTATAACCTTGTTTTTTATATGGTTTCAGGCAGTAACCGTCTCTTTCGCTCTTATAATGGCTTTTTTCAATGTTCCAATATACAGATATGTGAGCAAAAGACGGTATGAATATCTTATTATAAGTATTATTGCCGGACTTGCCGTTTTTTGGGCAATAGTGATTGTTTTGAACTGGCACACTCTTTTTGTGGGAATAGAGAAAATTCTCACCTGGTTTCCGTTTCAGACCGTAGATGAAGCTATATCCTGGCTATTGGCGATATTTCTTGTATACAACTTTTACATTCTCTCTTTTTTCCTGCTTGTTCTTGTCTATATAGATCCTTTTTTAGATGCGATGAGAGAGAAACATTATCCAGATTTGAAATCGGTACCCGAAAGCAGTCACATAGCAGTTTTGGGAACTGCCGTAAGGGATGCAGCTCTTTTTGCACTTTTTATATTGATTTTTCTTCCTTTTTTGTTTATACCTTTTTTGAATATAGCACTTCAGCTTTTTCTTTGGACATGGCTCTACAAAGAGTCTTATTTTCTTAGTGTATGTGCTAAGTTTTGTACAAAAGTTGAATATAAAAAGATAAAAAGTCATAAATTTTCTATATGGATGATAGCTCTTTTCGCCTCGCTTCTAAATTTTCTTCCGGTAGTTAATATTTTGGCGCCGTTTTTTGCTATAAATATGTATTTTCACTGGATTGTGAAGCAAAAAGAGAGGGATTAG
- a CDS encoding 2-oxoacid:acceptor oxidoreductase family protein, with product MRHQLRFTGVGGQGVLLAGEILAAAKIKEGGYGVKAATYTSQVRGGPTKVDIILDDEEILFPYANEGEIEFMLSTAQVSYDQFKGGVKDGGIIVFEPNLVTPSEEDKKRWKMYSIPIITIAKEEVGNVVTQSVVALAVTVTMTKCVDRDLVYDTMISKVPPKFVELNKTAFELGEKYANEALQQGPIS from the coding sequence ATGAGACATCAATTGAGATTTACAGGCGTTGGCGGACAAGGTGTTTTGCTTGCGGGAGAGATTCTTGCGGCTGCGAAAATAAAAGAGGGCGGATACGGTGTTAAAGCTGCAACATATACTTCACAGGTCAGAGGTGGTCCTACAAAAGTTGACATAATTCTTGACGATGAAGAGATACTTTTTCCATATGCAAATGAGGGCGAGATAGAATTTATGCTTTCTACTGCACAGGTGAGCTATGACCAGTTCAAGGGCGGAGTAAAAGATGGCGGTATAATAGTATTTGAACCAAATCTAGTTACTCCTTCTGAAGAAGATAAAAAAAGATGGAAAATGTATTCAATTCCTATTATTACAATAGCAAAAGAAGAGGTCGGTAACGTTGTTACACAGTCTGTTGTAGCACTTGCCGTAACAGTTACTATGACAAAATGTGTTGACAGAGATCTTGTATATGATACTATGATTTCGAAAGTTCCTCCTAAATTTGTAGAACTTAACAAAACAGCATTTGAACTGGGCGAAAAATATGCAAATGAAGCTTTGCAACAAGGTCCAATAAGCTAA
- a CDS encoding 2-oxoglutarate ferredoxin oxidoreductase subunit beta yields the protein MAFNYDKYLRTDKMPTLWCWGCGDGIILKSVIRAIDKLGWDMNDVCVVSGIGCSGRFSSYLNCNTVHTTHGRTVAYATGIKLANPDKHVIVVAGDGDGLAIGGNHTIHGCRRNIDLNFILINNFIYGLTNSQTSPTTPEGMWTVTAQYGNVDPTFDACKLAEGSGATFIARETVIDPRKLEKMFVKGFQHKGFSFFDVFSNCHINLGRKNKMGEAVQTQEWIDSITVSKKKWEALPEEERVGKFPTGILKEDTSKIEYCEAYDKVIEAAQNKTRVQL from the coding sequence ATGGCATTTAATTATGATAAATATTTAAGAACTGATAAGATGCCCACACTATGGTGCTGGGGATGCGGTGACGGCATAATCTTGAAATCTGTTATCAGAGCTATCGATAAACTTGGCTGGGATATGAATGATGTGTGCGTAGTGTCCGGAATAGGATGTTCAGGAAGATTCTCTTCTTATCTTAACTGTAACACTGTTCATACTACGCACGGAAGAACTGTTGCGTATGCTACAGGTATCAAACTTGCAAATCCGGATAAACATGTTATTGTTGTAGCGGGCGACGGTGACGGTCTTGCAATAGGTGGTAATCATACTATTCACGGATGTAGAAGAAATATAGATCTTAACTTCATTCTCATCAACAACTTTATTTATGGTCTTACAAACTCTCAGACATCTCCTACTACTCCTGAGGGAATGTGGACAGTAACTGCGCAGTACGGAAATGTAGATCCGACTTTTGATGCTTGCAAACTTGCAGAAGGAAGCGGTGCAACATTTATAGCGAGAGAGACAGTAATTGATCCTAGAAAACTTGAAAAAATGTTTGTTAAAGGTTTCCAACATAAAGGTTTCAGTTTCTTTGACGTCTTCAGTAACTGTCATATTAACCTCGGTAGAAAGAACAAAATGGGTGAAGCTGTTCAGACTCAGGAATGGATAGACTCTATTACGGTTTCCAAGAAAAAATGGGAAGCTCTTCCAGAAGAAGAGAGAGTTGGTAAATTCCCGACTGGCATCCTTAAAGAGGACACATCAAAAATAGAGTATTGTGAAGCTTACGACAAAGTCATAGAAGCGGCACAAAATAAAACCAGAGTGCAACTATAG
- a CDS encoding Fur family transcriptional regulator, which translates to MSKNIQDFRNFEYYKNELHSLVKKRGLKYSLQREEILKILYKAKEHLSPEEILYKVKKSQKNIGLATVYRALSFLEKEGLINSISFGVEGKKYELNRGSHHDHMICLECGKIIEFFDEELELLQEKIAKKFGFKIVSHDMNLYGICKECSKEKKES; encoded by the coding sequence ATGTCCAAAAACATTCAGGATTTCAGAAATTTTGAATATTATAAAAACGAGCTGCATTCACTTGTCAAAAAGAGAGGACTGAAATACTCTCTGCAAAGAGAAGAGATACTTAAAATCTTATATAAAGCCAAAGAGCATCTCTCTCCTGAAGAGATACTCTATAAAGTTAAAAAATCACAAAAGAATATAGGACTTGCGACAGTATACAGGGCATTGTCATTTTTGGAAAAAGAGGGGCTTATAAACTCTATATCCTTTGGAGTGGAAGGAAAAAAATATGAACTCAACAGAGGATCCCATCATGACCATATGATATGTCTTGAATGCGGAAAAATAATAGAATTCTTTGATGAAGAGCTTGAACTACTTCAGGAAAAAATCGCCAAAAAATTTGGATTCAAAATTGTTTCGCATGACATGAATTTATATGGTATCTGCAAAGAGTGCTCAAAAGAGAAAAAAGAGAGCTAA
- a CDS encoding TraR/DksA family transcriptional regulator has product MTKEQLNEFKEILEKRKAQVEKEIENLRNELESFIAEDAIDDMEDMAQLENLDMDDVALLKRLEEELVQIKKALVRIENGTFGKCKDGTELPIEKLKANPLAEC; this is encoded by the coding sequence ATGACAAAAGAGCAGTTAAACGAATTTAAAGAGATTTTGGAAAAAAGGAAAGCTCAGGTTGAAAAAGAGATAGAAAATCTTAGAAATGAACTTGAAAGTTTTATTGCCGAAGATGCAATTGATGATATGGAAGATATGGCACAGCTAGAAAATCTTGATATGGACGACGTTGCTCTTCTAAAAAGACTCGAAGAGGAACTCGTACAGATAAAAAAAGCCCTTGTCAGGATAGAAAACGGAACCTTCGGAAAATGTAAAGACGGAACAGAACTCCCCATAGAAAAACTCAAAGCCAATCCTCTTGCCGAATGCTGA